Genomic segment of Hydra vulgaris chromosome 08, alternate assembly HydraT2T_AEP:
tttaaaatattattatgactCCTTTATTACGTGTTGGTCTTTGCATCCcaactagaaaaaaattatctatgtGTCTTCCTGAGAAAATATCAGATCTTTGCAAAGCTTCCAATATTGAACTATGTGAAATAAATCCAAGCATTGATTTGGAAACTCAGGGTCCATTTGATGTGGTTTTACATAAGGTTTTGGATTATCACAATGAGCTATCAACTGaagaagcaaataaaaaaataaaatcttttgtaaCTTACTTTGCAAATCATCAAGACACAATTCTTATTGATAATCTTGAATGGTgtacaaaatttacaaatcgAAAATATATGATCGAACTACTAAAGTCTTGCGAATTTAGTATGAAAGgaaagaaagtatttttaccTAAAACCATACatattgttgataaaatgaCCATTTCAGacatattacatattataaGTGAACAAAAAGTTAGGTTTCctgttattttaaaaccatattctGCATATTTTGATAATGGCTCACATGACATGGCTTTGATTTTTTCAAGTGACAGCTTATTGAATGTTGAACCACCTTATCTTATTCAAGAGTTTCATAATCACAATGGTGTAATTTACAAAGTGTTTGTTGTTGGAAACAACTTTAATATTTGTGAACGCCCatcaataaagaattttaaagtattgcaTGAAATTGAATCTCCTTTAAAAGAAGCAATGCATTTTGATTCCCATTGCATTTCTAAAACTGGACAACCCTATTT
This window contains:
- the LOC100204780 gene encoding inositol-tetrakisphosphate 1-kinase — translated: MTPLLRVGLCIPTRKKLSMCLPEKISDLCKASNIELCEINPSIDLETQGPFDVVLHKVLDYHNELSTEEANKKIKSFVTYFANHQDTILIDNLEWCTKFTNRKYMIELLKSCEFSMKGKKVFLPKTIHIVDKMTISDILHIISEQKVRFPVILKPYSAYFDNGSHDMALIFSSDSLLNVEPPYLIQEFHNHNGVIYKVFVVGNNFNICERPSIKNFKVLHEIESPLKEAMHFDSHCISKTGQPYFKELQSEDPNKKVWCNDDTNPNLLNRSIIKELILRIQTKTNLFLFGFDILVDNENGDYAVIDINQFPSYAGIGEHHFANHLVDLFKSFIR